From a single Labrus bergylta chromosome 14, fLabBer1.1, whole genome shotgun sequence genomic region:
- the LOC109980789 gene encoding junctional adhesion molecule 3B, translated as MAKTRLACLLTLLSTHCYVSVLAVVLKTSNDSPWTDEFDKIELSCLIESISTTNPRIEWKKITSEGPSYVYYDKKISGALENRAVIREPATLLITNATRSDTAKYRCEVTAAYDQKSFDEIVIDLVVRVKPVVPKCSVPKSVPFGKSAELSCMEDEGFPKSQYQWFKNREEIPDDPKTSIRFLNSSYTLNAETGTLMFIAVRKEDAGDYFCRAKNDAGHAECPPQNMEVYDIDVVGIVLGVLVVVVVLLCITAGICCAYKRGFFSSQKQTGNNYKVPAKGDGVDYVRTEDEGDFRHKSSFVI; from the exons GCTACGTCAGCGTGTTAGCAGTGGTCCTGAAAACGAGTAACGACTCCCCATGGACCGATGAGTTCGACA AAATTGAGTTATCGTGTTTGATAGAGTCCATCTCAACGACCAATCCCAGAATTGAATGGAAGAAGATAACAAGTGAAGGACCCAGTTATGTGTACTATGACAAGAAGATCTCAG GAGCCTTGGAGAACAGAGCAGTGATCAGAGAACCGGCCACGTTACTGATAACCAACGCCACTAGATCGGACACTGCCAAATATCGCTGTGAGGTTACGGCCGCTTACGACCAGAAGTCGTTTGATGAGATTGTGATCGACCTTGTTGTAAGAG TAAAGCCTGTGGTGCCCAAGTGCAGTGTCCCAAAGTCTGTGCCTTTTGGGAAGTCTGCAGAGCTGAGCTGCATGGAGGACGAGGGCTTCCCAAAGTCTCAGTACCAGTGGTTCAAGAACCGAGAGGAGATCCCAGACGACCCAAAGACCAGCATCAGGTTCTTGAACTCCTCGTACACGCTCAACGCAGAAACAGGAACtctg ATGTTCATCGCAGTCAGAAAAGAAGATGCAGGCGATTACTTCTGCCGAGCGAAGAATGATGCTGGACATGCGGAGTGTCCGCCCCAAAACATGGAAGTCT ATGACATTGATGTGGTTGGCATCGTACTGGGAGTGCTGGTGGTAGTGGTGGTGCTTTTATGTATAACAGCGGGGATCTGCTGTGCGTACAAGAGAGGCTTCTTCTCCAGCCAAAAACAGACAGGGAACAA ttACAAAGTTCCAGCTAAAGGAGATGGAGTGGACTACGTCCGGACGGAGGATGAG GGGGATTTCCGACACAAGTCATCATTTGTGAtctga